One Castanea sativa cultivar Marrone di Chiusa Pesio chromosome 4, ASM4071231v1 DNA window includes the following coding sequences:
- the LOC142632247 gene encoding putative WRKY transcription factor 43 — MAPMQNNQMLLLGSSSSSAASTSSLNIENFNSQNFFHGANKKDKMKVETRIQHHESNNISEGGGKVTKGDKKIRRHRFAFHTRSHVDILDDGYRWRKYGQKAVKNSKFPRSYYRCTHKGCNVKKQIQRLSKDEEVVVTTYEGMHSHPLEKTTDSFEQILKQLQTPAPS, encoded by the exons ATGGCTCCAATGCAAAACAACCAAATGTTATTACTAGGTTCTTCAAGTTCATCAGCAGCTTCTACTTCCTCATTAAACATAGAGAATTTTAATTCTCAGAATTTTTTTCATGGTGCCAACAAGAAGGACAAAATGAAAGTTGAAACCAGAATTCAACATCATGAATCTAATAATATTTCTGAGGGGGGAGGAAAAGTTACAAAAGGAGACAAGAAGATCAGAAGGCACAGATTTGCATTTCATACAAGGAGCCATGTTGATATACTCGATGATGGGTACCGGTGGAGGAAATATGGGCAAAAGGCAGTGAAGAATAGTAAATTTCCGAG GAGTTACTACAGGTGTACTCATAAAGGCTGCAATGTGAAGAAGCAAATCCAACGCCTTTCCAAAGATGAAGAGGTTGTGGtgacaacctatgaagggatGCATTCACATCCACTAGAGAAGACTACTGATAGCTTTGAACAGATCTTGAAACAGTTACAAACACCAGCTCCCTCATGA